The Desulfomicrobium macestii nucleotide sequence ACGCCTCTTTCGGCGACCGGGAGCGCTCGGCCAAGGGCATCAAGGAAGTGGCCATGACCCAGGGCCTGTCCGCCCGTGAATGCGCCGAACAGGCCGTCAGCCTGGCCATGGACATCCTCAAGAAAAAGGTTGCGGCTTTCCTGGCGGCCATCAATGCCCGCCCGGTCTACACCATCCAGGAAATTCTGGAGGACCGGATCGTGCGTCCCAAGAGCATCCTGGTCATCGGCGGTCCGGCCGTGGCCATGGTCCCGCTCCTGGAAGAAGCCTTCGGCCTGCCCGTGGTGGCCCCGCAGCACGCGGAAGTGGCCAACGCCATCGGCGCATGCCTGACCCGGCCGACCCAGTCCCTGGTCCTGACCGTGGACACCTCGCGCGGCAGCTTCACCGTGCCAGGCCTTGGCATCCACAAGACCGTCAAGCGCACCTACACCCTTGAAGAGGCCGTGCACGACGCCACCACCATGTTGCGGGCCGAGCTGGACCGTCAGGGCATTCCCGCAGAAGAAGGCGACATCCAGGTCATCCAGGCCGATGCCTTCAACATGGTCGAGGGGCACTACACCATCGGCCGCAACGTCCGTGTCCGCTGTCAGATGCGACCCGGCGTCACCACCATCCTGGCATCCTGAACGGAGGGACCATGCTCACCGCACAATCAAGCCTCGGCATCATTTTCTTCCCGGCCTTCGACTGGGCCATCTCCCCCACCCATCCCGAGCGGGAGGAGCGACTGCTCTACACCCAGGACCAGTTCCGGGAAGAGGGCATCTTCGACATCGAGGGCATCCGCGAATACCGCCCCCTCGTGGCCGAGGAAAAAGACATCATGCGCGCCCATTTCTGCTTTCCCAGCGTGAAGTCCGTCTGCACGGATTCGCATTTCATCTCGGCCGGCGGAGTCATCCGCGCGGCCCAGCTGGTCATGCAAAAGGAACGGCAACGCGCCTTCGCGGTGGTCCGGCCTCCCGGGCACCACGCCATGCGCACGGTCCACGGCAGCCGCGGCTTCTGCAACATCAACATCGAAGCGGTCATGATCGAATGGATCCGTGAGAACTACGGCAACCTGCGCGTGGCCATCATCGACACGGACTGCCACCACGGCGACGGCACCCAGGACATCTACTGGCATGACCCGGACGTGCTCTTCATCTCGCTGCATCAGGACGGCCGCACCATCTATCCCGGCACGGGCTTCCCCTCGGAATCCGGCGGCCCCAAGGCCCTGGGCCGGACCATCAACGTGCCCATGCCCCCGCGCACCTCGGATGAAGGCTATCTCATGACCGTGGAGAGGATCGTCATGCCCATCCTCGATCACTTCAAACCCGACCTGATCATCAACTCCGCCGGGCAGGACAACCACTTCTCCGACCCCATCACCAACATGAACTTCACGGCCCAAGGCTACGCCAAGCTCACCCAGATGCTCAAACCAGACATCGCGGTGCTCGAAGGCGGATACGCCATCAAGGGCGCGCTGCCCTACGTCAACCTGGGCATCAGTCTGGCGCTGGCCGGAGTGGATTTCTCCGCCGTGCAGGAACCCGATCTGGACCGGGAGAAGATTCGCGAACAAAAATCCACCATCGACTATCTCGAAGCCCTGTGCGACCAGCTGCCGGAAGTCTACTTCAACCCCAGGCCCTCGGAGGCCGTGCGCGAGGGCGGATATTTCACGCGCCGCCGCTCCATCTACTACGACACGGACGACATCACCGAGACCCAGGTCGAGCGTCTCAAGGACTGTCCGCACTGCCCGGGACTTCTCATCGTCGAGAGCGAAACCGCCAAAACGCCCAAATCCCTGGGACTGCACGTGCCGGTTCAGGGCTGCGACATGTGCAGCCAGGAAGCCGAGGAGCGTTTCGCCAAATCCCGCGAGGCAGGCTTCGCCCACGCCCAGCTCTCCGACCGCGTGACCAAAAGATACGAATACGCCAAGTAAAAGACGCCGGGCAGAGGGCTCCCCTCTGCCCGGCCCCCCTTCCAAACGACGCCGATCATGCCCTGAATCCATCCCCCTGCCTTCTGATTTCATTTACTTTCAAACAGCCAACATAAGGATGGATTCCCGCCTTCGCGGGAATGACTATTTTTTGCTGCGACAGATTGAATCCTGGACGGCGACATCAAGAACAGACAGGCAACAGCAGGATGGATTCCCGCCTTCGCGGGAATGACTATTTTTTGCTGCGATAGATTGAATCCTGGANNNNNNNNNNNNNNNNNNNNNNNNNNNNNNNNNNNNNNNNNNNNNNNNNNNNNNNNNNNNNNNNNNNNNNNNNNNNNNNNNNNNNNNNNNNNCCTGGACGGCGACGTCAAGAACAGACAGGCAACAGCAGGATGGATTCCCGCCTTCGCGGGAATGACTATTTTTTGCTGCGATAGATTGAATCCTGGACGGCGACGTCAAGAACAGACAGGCAACAGCAGGATGGATTCCCGCCTTCGCGGGAATGACTACTTTTTGTTGCGACAGATTGAATCCTGGACGGTGACATCAATANNNNNNNNNNNNNNNNNNNNNNNNNNNNNNNNNNNNNNNNNNNNNNNNNNNNNNNNNNNNNNNNNNNNNNNNNNNNNNNNNNNNNNNNNNNNNNNNTGGACGGTGACATCAAAACAGACAGGCAACAGCAGGATGGATTCCCGCCTTCGCGGGAATGACTACTTTTTGTTGCGACAGATTGAATCCTGGACGGCGACGTCAAGAACGCTCATTGACTCACCAATTCAACTACTTGAAATAAAATAAGAAATCATTGCCTTCACAACGCAACGACGGAGCCTCGAACGTCCGGCAGCGTTGCGGGGTGTTTTGGGCAAGGGCTGGCGACTGTCTGACCGATCCAGGCATCGTTTGTTCAGCCGTCGCGTGTCGTCCGGAGCGCGATCCACTGTTCAGAGGGGCGACGGCTGAACTCTACGAGGCCGGAGAGGGAGTTTCGGCGGCCCTTGCCCAAAACACCCCGCAACGCTCACTCACCACCCGACATAGCCAACACCTCAACCCGCTTCATCTTCGCAACCCGCTTCATCATCGCAAATCACCTCATCATCGCAAATCACCTCATCCTCATCCTCACCTTTACAACCCCGCCCGATCCACATAATGCTACCCATCACAAGCTGGGGGAGCCCGATGGGCTGAGAGGGGACAAGTTCCCGACCCTTACGACCTGACGCAGATCATGCTGCCGTAGGGAAGCTGGTTCCGGAAAACACCCATTCATCGAACCGCGCCCCACCCGGCGCGGTTTTCTTTTTGCGCTCCGCCCGGCCTGCAACAAAAACGCGGAGGCACCCATGCACATCATCGTCAACGGACGCACCCAGGACATAAAAACCGGCCAGACCCTGCACGGTCTGATCCTGTCCATGAATCTCGATCCTGCCGTGGTCGTGGCCGAACTGAACCAGAGCATCGTGCCCGGCGACAAATTCGCCGCCACCAGCCTTTGCGACGGCGACCGGCTCGAACTGCTGAGCTTTGTCGGCGGCGGCTGATCCTGCCCCGGCAATGACGACCAGACACCTTTCCCACACCGCAAACAGCGAGAATCACCATGGAACATACCGATATTTTTGAAATCGGCGGCAAGCGCCTGAGCAGCCGCCTGTTCACCGGCACGGGCAAGTACGGCAACGACGAACTCATCGCGCCCGTGTGCGAAGCCTCCGGCTCCGAGGTCATCACCGTGGCCCTGCGCCGCGTGGACCTGGACGGCAAGACGGACAACGTCATGAAGCACATCCCCACCCACATGACCCTGCTGCCCAACACCTCCGGGGCGCGCAACGCCGACGAGGCCGTGCGCATCGCCCGTCTGGCCCGGGCCATGGGCTGCGGGGACTGGATCAAGATCGAGGTCATTTCCGACAACCGCTACCTGCTGCCCGACGGATACGAGACCGCCAAGGCCACGGAAACTCTGGCCAGGGAAGGCTTCGTGGTCCTGCCGTACATGAATCCCGATCTCTACGTGGCCCGCTCCCTGGCCGATGCCGGGGCGGCGGCGATCATGCCGCTGGGGGCGCCCATCGGCACCAACCGGGGCCTTCGGACCGAAGAGATGATCCGCATCCTCATCGAGGAGATGGAGCTACCCATCATCGTCGACGCGGGCATCGGCGCTCCCAGCCAAGCCTGCCGGGCCATGGAGATGGGAGCGGCGGCCTGTCTGGTCAACACGGCCATCGCCACGGCCGCTGATCCCGTGCTCATGGGCCGGGCCTTCGGACGGGCGGTGACGGCCGGACGCGAAGCCTGGCTGGCCGGGCCCGGGGCGGTCGCCACCCTGGCACAGGCTTCCTCGCCCCTGACCGGATTCCTGGACCGGACGGAAGGCGCGTCATGAGTTTTCTCCCCGAAGCCCTGCGTCTGGGCCAGACTCCCCTGCATCTCGAAACCGTGAGCGGAGATGACGTGCGCCGTGCCGTGGACCTCCCGCGCGTCGATGCATCCGCATTCGCGGCCCTGCTCTCCCCGGCCGCGGACGAGCACCTGGAGAGCATGGCCGCCCGCGCCCACGCGCTGACCCTGAGCCATTTCGGCCGCACGGTGAGTCTGTTCACCCCGCTTTACGTCTCCAACCATTGCGCCAACCACTGCCGCTATTGCGGGTTCGCGGCCCCAAACAGCATTCCGCGCAGCCAGCTCAGCCTGGACGAGGTCCGGGCCGAGGGCGAGGCCATCGCCGCCACGGGGTTAAGGCACCTGCTTCTCTTGACCGGAGAGGCCCCGCGCAAGGCGGGCGTTGCGTATCTGGAAGCCTGCGTGCAGGTGCTGCGCCCCCTGTTTCCCTCCATATCCGTGGAGGTCTACCCCATGGAAACGGCGGATTACGCGCGCCTGACCCGGGCGGGCGTGGACGGGCTGACGGTTTTCCAGGAAACCTATGACCCGGTCCTCTACGCCGAGCTGCACCCGGCCGGACCCAAGCGGGACTACGCGTTTCGGCTGAACACTCCGCAGCGTGGAGCCGAGGCGGGCATGCGCGTGGTCAACATCGGGGCGCTCCTGGGTCTGACCGACTGGCGGCAGGAAATTTACGCCGTCGGCCTGCATGCGGCCTGGCTGCAAAAGCGCTATCCCGGCGTGGACATCGCCGTGTCCCTGCCGCGCATGCGCCCCCATGCAGGAGCGTTTCAACCGGCGTGCATCGTTTCCGACCGGGAGCTGGTGCAGGCCATGACCGCCCTGCGCATCTTCCTGCCGCGCCTGTCCATCACCATCTCCACCCGCGAGGCTCCGAGCTTCCGCGACAACATTCTGCCGCTGGGCGTGACACGAATGTCGGCAGGGGTCAGCACCGCCGTGGGCGGACACGCCAAACCCGCAAAGACCGGTCAGTTCGAGATCTCCGACCCGCGCAGCGTGGCCGAGATCGAGGCCATGCTGCGTTCACGCGGATATCAGGCCGTATTCAAGGACTGGGAACCCATCGAGGCCAGCGCGTGAACACCTTTGAACACGGCCTGAAGCGTTATCTGGACGAGGGCTTCCTTTCCTTCCTGCGTTCCGTGCGGATCGGGATCATCGGCGCCGGGGGCCTTGGCTCCAACTGCGCCGTACACCTCGTGCGCAGCGGATTCACGGACCTTGTCCTGGCCGATGCGGACGAGGTGGAGCCTTCCAACCTCAATCGCCAGCATTTCTCGCTGGCCCAGGTCGGCCGCCCCAAGGTCGAGGCCCTGCGCGACAACCTCATGGCCATCAATCCGGCGGCCAGGATCGAGGCCCTTCATCTGCATGTGAACGCCCGGAACATGACCGGCCTTTTTGGATCCTGCGACGCCGTGGTCGAGGCCGTGGACGATCCGCGCACCAAGAAGCTCATCGTCGAGACCATGACCCAGACGGGCCGGCTCGTGGTCGGGGCGTCGGGGCTCGGGGGATTCGGCCGCTCCGGGAGCATGACTGTCCGGACCATGCGGCCGGGCCTCGTCATTGTCGGGGACCACGTGACGGCCTGCGACATCCCGAATCCGCCCATGTCTCCCTGTGTGGGCATGGCCGCAGCCATGCAGGCC carries:
- a CDS encoding histone deacetylase family protein; its protein translation is MLTAQSSLGIIFFPAFDWAISPTHPEREERLLYTQDQFREEGIFDIEGIREYRPLVAEEKDIMRAHFCFPSVKSVCTDSHFISAGGVIRAAQLVMQKERQRAFAVVRPPGHHAMRTVHGSRGFCNINIEAVMIEWIRENYGNLRVAIIDTDCHHGDGTQDIYWHDPDVLFISLHQDGRTIYPGTGFPSESGGPKALGRTINVPMPPRTSDEGYLMTVERIVMPILDHFKPDLIINSAGQDNHFSDPITNMNFTAQGYAKLTQMLKPDIAVLEGGYAIKGALPYVNLGISLALAGVDFSAVQEPDLDREKIREQKSTIDYLEALCDQLPEVYFNPRPSEAVREGGYFTRRRSIYYDTDDITETQVERLKDCPHCPGLLIVESETAKTPKSLGLHVPVQGCDMCSQEAEERFAKSREAGFAHAQLSDRVTKRYEYAK
- the thiS gene encoding sulfur carrier protein ThiS; protein product: MHIIVNGRTQDIKTGQTLHGLILSMNLDPAVVVAELNQSIVPGDKFAATSLCDGDRLELLSFVGGG
- a CDS encoding thiazole synthase, producing the protein MEHTDIFEIGGKRLSSRLFTGTGKYGNDELIAPVCEASGSEVITVALRRVDLDGKTDNVMKHIPTHMTLLPNTSGARNADEAVRIARLARAMGCGDWIKIEVISDNRYLLPDGYETAKATETLAREGFVVLPYMNPDLYVARSLADAGAAAIMPLGAPIGTNRGLRTEEMIRILIEEMELPIIVDAGIGAPSQACRAMEMGAAACLVNTAIATAADPVLMGRAFGRAVTAGREAWLAGPGAVATLAQASSPLTGFLDRTEGAS
- the thiH gene encoding 2-iminoacetate synthase ThiH produces the protein MSFLPEALRLGQTPLHLETVSGDDVRRAVDLPRVDASAFAALLSPAADEHLESMAARAHALTLSHFGRTVSLFTPLYVSNHCANHCRYCGFAAPNSIPRSQLSLDEVRAEGEAIAATGLRHLLLLTGEAPRKAGVAYLEACVQVLRPLFPSISVEVYPMETADYARLTRAGVDGLTVFQETYDPVLYAELHPAGPKRDYAFRLNTPQRGAEAGMRVVNIGALLGLTDWRQEIYAVGLHAAWLQKRYPGVDIAVSLPRMRPHAGAFQPACIVSDRELVQAMTALRIFLPRLSITISTREAPSFRDNILPLGVTRMSAGVSTAVGGHAKPAKTGQFEISDPRSVAEIEAMLRSRGYQAVFKDWEPIEASA
- the thiF gene encoding sulfur carrier protein ThiS adenylyltransferase ThiF, whose product is MNTFEHGLKRYLDEGFLSFLRSVRIGIIGAGGLGSNCAVHLVRSGFTDLVLADADEVEPSNLNRQHFSLAQVGRPKVEALRDNLMAINPAARIEALHLHVNARNMTGLFGSCDAVVEAVDDPRTKKLIVETMTQTGRLVVGASGLGGFGRSGSMTVRTMRPGLVIVGDHVTACDIPNPPMSPCVGMAAAMQADVILNHFHTIYKEKA